The Akkermansia sp. N21116 genome includes a region encoding these proteins:
- a CDS encoding tyrosine-type recombinase/integrase: MAYLRRRSGSKYWFAQWNDPVSGKKITRSTKVEAKSGNRRKAQDIADEFEEETKKIRTEIQVRKVLNDLHTRITGNNVVVKTVREVFDEWIDNQSGGISRNSLLAYRGSIEAFLSWFGERSDQEINLVTQKDIVDFRNATEKQRSGATVNKHLKLLRRIFADAKKKAYISIDPTDGVNIVKRRRQESGRQAFSAEELQRIVDLADPEWKSMIRFALYTGGQRLGDIALLKWANIDLQEQVIHFQTKKTGRQIVIPIIPPLLKHINSLTPPASENTFVHPRAAASFEAQGSPRLSSEFGKILYQAGLRDTHPQASRKASDPNFKSGRRKISVLSFHSLRATAATMLHAANVPPAMVQDIVGHDSAEVHSRYVKLGRDNVRRALGNLPEL; encoded by the coding sequence ATGGCGTATTTGCGTAGAAGATCAGGCTCTAAATACTGGTTCGCTCAGTGGAACGACCCCGTATCCGGAAAGAAAATTACCCGGTCAACCAAGGTAGAGGCCAAAAGCGGCAATCGCCGGAAGGCCCAGGATATAGCCGACGAGTTCGAAGAAGAGACAAAAAAGATCCGTACGGAAATTCAAGTCAGAAAGGTGCTGAATGACCTTCATACCCGAATCACGGGGAATAATGTAGTGGTGAAAACCGTGCGGGAAGTTTTCGACGAATGGATCGATAACCAGTCCGGGGGAATCAGCCGCAATTCGCTTCTTGCTTATCGGGGAAGTATTGAAGCATTCCTGTCCTGGTTCGGAGAACGCTCTGATCAAGAGATCAACCTTGTCACGCAAAAAGATATTGTCGACTTCCGCAACGCTACAGAAAAACAGCGTTCCGGGGCAACGGTCAACAAACACCTGAAATTGCTTCGGCGGATTTTTGCAGACGCCAAGAAGAAAGCCTACATCAGCATCGACCCGACGGATGGAGTTAACATCGTCAAACGTCGTAGACAGGAAAGCGGCAGGCAGGCATTTTCTGCGGAAGAATTACAGCGAATAGTGGATCTGGCAGACCCGGAGTGGAAAAGCATGATTCGTTTTGCCTTGTATACGGGCGGTCAACGTCTCGGCGACATTGCCCTGCTGAAATGGGCCAATATCGACCTTCAGGAACAGGTGATCCATTTCCAGACCAAAAAGACAGGCCGACAGATTGTCATCCCCATCATTCCCCCTCTGCTCAAGCACATCAACAGTCTGACGCCTCCCGCATCGGAGAATACCTTTGTACACCCCCGTGCCGCCGCTTCTTTTGAAGCCCAGGGTTCGCCTCGCCTATCGAGCGAGTTTGGTAAAATTCTGTACCAAGCTGGCTTGAGGGATACCCATCCTCAAGCATCCCGCAAGGCATCAGACCCGAACTTCAAATCCGGTCGCAGAAAAATATCGGTTTTATCTTTCCACTCCCTGCGGGCGACTGCCGCCACAATGCTTCACGCCGCAAACGTACCCCCGGCCATGGTTCAGGACATTGTTGGGCATGACTCTGCCGAAGTTCATAGCCGGTACGTCAAACTGGGCAGGGATAATGTACGAAGAGCCTTGGGTAACTTGCCTGAACTCTAA
- a CDS encoding DUF3987 domain-containing protein has product MISEDEIDIPYPPFPVDILPAVLKETVSNICEKTNIPGAIIAYQCLGILSGVVGNSIQSKLGSLPIYPNLFIIGVEYSGIGKTKSASILCRGLRQALSPWIDESNAKRIKAEMEWEELNKLYKKQFRENEQKSDSQEPGHDLQQLANRITILQRQKNIRGDIIISDITPEKMASAMEGMPDHALLSFSSDARQQIESLLNGYGNNKSSTEGTYLQFFSHESFSQERKTTQSVSINEPCLALQWNIQMDKFDKLTSNEVMRESGFVGRTLFASSGVRKTEWQSFLSENSINVEGWDKLMFDLIQLRRNLVGNLQEPSRIQIIVQDPRGFDQVLSDFHVNLPSFHLDKEHENRQIEILLRLSLVLAIADQCQLLRDSPERICLQENHLRQGIIILDWFNQCRLRLMSSGRFNSLWNILLKIFIAMKKERNSDHDKSYTCTSGRLTRHRTVGSLDELKEVAETFPQWITLTETERQDSLKVTWIGGNPR; this is encoded by the coding sequence ATGATTTCAGAAGACGAAATAGACATACCTTATCCTCCTTTTCCTGTGGATATACTTCCCGCAGTTCTCAAGGAAACTGTCTCGAATATATGTGAAAAAACAAATATTCCCGGGGCTATTATTGCCTATCAATGCCTGGGGATTCTTTCCGGTGTTGTTGGTAACAGCATTCAAAGCAAGCTGGGCTCATTGCCCATCTATCCCAATTTGTTTATCATTGGAGTAGAATACTCTGGGATTGGAAAAACGAAATCAGCCAGCATCCTCTGCCGAGGCCTTCGTCAAGCTCTATCTCCATGGATAGACGAGTCGAATGCGAAAAGGATAAAGGCGGAGATGGAATGGGAAGAATTGAATAAATTGTACAAAAAACAATTCCGGGAAAATGAACAAAAATCGGACTCTCAGGAACCTGGGCATGATCTTCAGCAACTTGCCAATAGGATCACTATTTTACAGAGGCAGAAGAATATCCGAGGAGATATCATTATTTCCGATATCACTCCCGAAAAAATGGCTTCAGCCATGGAGGGAATGCCTGACCATGCCTTGCTTTCCTTTTCTTCTGATGCCAGACAACAAATCGAATCATTGCTTAATGGGTATGGGAATAACAAGTCTTCCACAGAGGGGACATACCTGCAGTTCTTTAGTCATGAATCGTTTTCTCAAGAACGAAAAACAACACAGTCCGTCTCTATTAATGAACCATGTTTGGCTCTTCAATGGAACATCCAAATGGACAAATTCGATAAATTGACTTCCAATGAGGTTATGCGGGAATCCGGGTTTGTCGGACGGACTCTTTTCGCTTCCAGCGGAGTAAGGAAAACGGAATGGCAGAGTTTCTTGTCTGAGAATTCGATCAATGTTGAAGGTTGGGACAAACTCATGTTTGATTTGATCCAGCTGAGACGGAATTTAGTCGGGAATTTACAAGAACCGAGCAGAATTCAAATCATAGTTCAAGATCCACGTGGCTTTGATCAGGTACTGTCCGATTTTCATGTAAATCTGCCCTCCTTCCATTTGGACAAGGAACATGAAAATCGTCAGATCGAAATACTCTTAAGGCTATCCTTGGTGTTGGCCATTGCCGATCAATGCCAGCTTCTTAGAGACTCGCCAGAGAGGATTTGTCTTCAAGAAAATCATTTGCGACAAGGAATAATAATTCTCGATTGGTTCAATCAATGCAGACTAAGGCTCATGTCTTCAGGAAGGTTCAATTCCCTTTGGAACATTCTTCTGAAAATTTTCATTGCTATGAAAAAGGAGAGAAATTCTGATCATGATAAATCCTACACCTGCACTAGCGGACGATTGACTCGCCATCGTACCGTTGGATCATTGGATGAATTAAAAGAGGTAGCAGAAACATTTCCCCAGTGGATCACCCTGACAGAAACAGAACGGCAGGATTCCTTGAAAGTAACGTGGATAGGAGGAAATCCCAGGTAA
- a CDS encoding HipA domain-containing protein, with the protein MNIDRCPSTLVPGFASYSPAGLRKLFDGKKVSPILPYDAPGLHGEPQEFLENREHISISGVQEKFSVLVDRGTIRLTKSGEQGTHLLKPILSRLARAFDMPANEHVTMQIAAQIFGISTAPNGLCFFRTGEPAYITRRFDITQEGGKLRKEDFASLAGKTSAQGGSNFKYDYSYLEMGELIRRYVPAWRIEMERFFRLVLFNYLFSNGDAHLKNFSVLETPQGDMTLSPAYDLLNTSLHIQDSDFALSGGLFRGVSTHTNRNLFEEFGRQLGMPDKRIRTVIDNLMKSREEVETLVECSFLSPPAKRAYMLSYRTRYNTLR; encoded by the coding sequence ATGAACATTGACCGCTGTCCCTCAACGCTGGTTCCCGGATTCGCCTCCTACAGCCCGGCCGGATTGCGGAAGCTGTTCGACGGTAAAAAAGTGTCTCCAATTCTTCCCTATGACGCCCCCGGCCTTCATGGCGAACCGCAAGAGTTTCTGGAAAACCGAGAGCACATTTCCATCTCAGGGGTTCAGGAAAAATTCTCTGTTCTTGTTGACCGGGGAACAATCCGTCTGACCAAGTCGGGAGAACAGGGAACGCATCTTCTGAAACCCATCTTATCACGCCTTGCCCGAGCTTTCGACATGCCGGCCAACGAACACGTGACCATGCAAATTGCCGCTCAGATATTCGGCATTTCAACGGCTCCCAACGGACTATGCTTTTTCCGGACCGGAGAACCGGCCTATATCACCAGGCGATTTGACATCACTCAGGAAGGCGGCAAACTCCGCAAGGAAGACTTCGCCTCACTGGCCGGGAAAACATCCGCCCAGGGCGGTTCCAACTTCAAATATGATTACTCCTATCTGGAAATGGGAGAGCTCATCCGCCGTTATGTCCCCGCATGGAGAATTGAAATGGAACGCTTCTTCCGCCTGGTGTTGTTCAATTATCTATTTTCGAACGGCGACGCGCATTTGAAGAATTTCTCCGTACTGGAAACTCCCCAGGGAGATATGACCTTGTCCCCCGCGTACGATCTGCTCAACACAAGCCTGCACATTCAGGACAGCGATTTCGCCCTGTCCGGCGGCTTGTTTCGGGGCGTATCCACGCACACGAATCGCAACCTGTTTGAAGAGTTCGGACGGCAACTGGGGATGCCGGACAAACGCATCAGGACAGTCATCGACAATCTGATGAAATCCAGGGAAGAAGTAGAGACCCTAGTGGAGTGCTCATTCCTTTCCCCTCCGGCCAAACGGGCCTATATGCTTTCCTACAGGACGCGCTACAATACCCTTCGATGA
- a CDS encoding helix-turn-helix domain-containing protein produces the protein MNLGDIGTYIRERRRALGITLKDLAELSGIGINTLNKIELGQANPTFRILMELFEVLGLEMSLNPKRTDVMKGPES, from the coding sequence GTGAATTTGGGTGATATCGGAACATACATTCGAGAACGACGCCGGGCGCTGGGCATTACTCTGAAGGATTTGGCCGAACTTTCCGGCATAGGAATCAATACGCTCAATAAAATCGAACTTGGACAGGCCAATCCAACGTTCAGAATCCTGATGGAGCTGTTCGAAGTACTTGGACTGGAAATGTCGCTGAACCCCAAAAGAACCGATGTGATGAAAGGACCTGAATCATGA
- a CDS encoding DUF932 domain-containing protein, producing the protein MNNIIALPHHPATARHILPLENNRQAVLPQQRNIMPEPAAVPITPPTVFRKGLLLHCGAEVVDRGTLSRVETPSCTESWFPIPHDFLLKEVESQLAAHGFGIGETTHALSHEGKRYFGVLQILRPDDGPGDYSWIVGIRNSHDKTFPASLVMGTRVFICDNLAFNGEVKLSRKHTRFAVRDLRFMTSRAVGRLGEQFHREDERIAAYKRQRLTDKAAHDLLIRAVDCRAITPTVLPEVIRYWREPLHEEFRPRTVWSLFNAFTEQFKAVNPHVAAKRSQALHGLCDSVCGLIA; encoded by the coding sequence ATGAACAATATCATCGCATTGCCTCATCATCCGGCGACAGCCCGGCACATCCTGCCTTTGGAAAATAACAGACAGGCTGTTCTTCCCCAGCAGAGAAACATTATGCCGGAACCGGCAGCGGTTCCGATCACTCCCCCGACCGTATTCCGTAAAGGGCTTCTCCTCCATTGCGGAGCCGAAGTCGTCGACAGGGGAACGCTGTCCCGTGTGGAAACCCCGTCCTGTACGGAATCGTGGTTCCCGATTCCCCACGACTTTCTCCTGAAGGAAGTGGAATCCCAGCTCGCCGCCCACGGCTTCGGGATCGGGGAAACCACCCATGCCCTCAGCCATGAAGGGAAACGGTATTTTGGCGTCCTCCAAATCCTGCGGCCCGACGACGGCCCCGGCGACTACTCGTGGATTGTCGGCATCCGCAACTCTCACGACAAAACTTTCCCGGCCTCCCTGGTCATGGGAACGCGTGTGTTCATCTGCGACAACCTTGCGTTCAACGGAGAAGTGAAACTCTCCCGGAAACATACGAGGTTCGCCGTGCGGGATCTGCGCTTCATGACCTCCCGGGCTGTCGGACGGCTTGGGGAACAATTCCATCGAGAAGACGAACGGATCGCCGCCTATAAAAGACAGAGACTGACCGACAAGGCCGCTCATGATCTTCTGATCCGGGCGGTCGACTGCCGGGCTATCACGCCGACCGTCCTGCCGGAAGTCATCAGGTACTGGCGGGAGCCGCTTCATGAAGAATTCAGACCCCGTACCGTCTGGAGTCTGTTCAACGCCTTCACGGAGCAGTTCAAGGCCGTCAACCCGCATGTGGCAGCCAAACGGAGCCAGGCTCTGCACGGCCTGTGCGATTCCGTCTGCGGCCTGATCGCCTGA
- a CDS encoding HipA N-terminal domain-containing protein, protein MRKALVLLRNIPAGTLTEESPSSYVFRYLESYLLQKELPPVSLTMPKTSEEYRSSHLFPVFFNMLSEGVNKEIQCRHFHLDEKDHFGLLLATGHDDTIGALTVQPYTHDEH, encoded by the coding sequence ATGAGAAAAGCCCTTGTGTTATTGAGGAATATCCCTGCCGGGACATTGACGGAGGAATCCCCTTCCAGCTATGTATTCCGGTATCTGGAATCCTACCTGTTGCAGAAAGAACTTCCTCCCGTCAGCCTGACAATGCCGAAAACTTCCGAAGAGTATCGTTCCTCTCATCTATTCCCCGTTTTCTTCAACATGCTCTCGGAAGGCGTCAACAAGGAAATCCAGTGTCGTCATTTCCATCTGGATGAAAAGGATCATTTCGGCTTGCTCCTTGCGACAGGTCATGACGACACGATTGGAGCATTAACGGTACAGCCTTATACCCACGATGAACATTGA
- a CDS encoding BrxA family protein → MERPNNTTALGTYNTAINVIGGLKDCSVIFKAIDSHFNQSDSLKELVNQRNEFNLRTEKSRTRIEREVRKAFLQFKGEKHQDLVQGIFTERVPLQDKELVLFWQFALNNRLFREISSRVFAKTYYSGRASISKDDITAYLKEFLRQNESLGISWSENTINTLSTKYLNLMSKLGFLSPGRVKSFKHIRPSSEAQVLFLYFAKLLSSNASNILTNELLPISFVPSGDVQDRLKKFSLKGFFNMNFNGVALNIELTHSYKGICDALYN, encoded by the coding sequence ATGGAACGACCAAATAACACAACAGCCCTTGGAACTTATAATACCGCCATCAATGTGATTGGTGGCCTGAAGGATTGTAGTGTCATTTTTAAAGCCATAGATTCTCATTTCAATCAATCTGACTCGTTAAAAGAACTCGTCAATCAACGTAATGAATTTAACCTTCGTACAGAAAAGAGCCGCACAAGGATTGAGCGAGAGGTTCGAAAGGCTTTCCTGCAATTTAAGGGTGAAAAGCATCAGGATCTCGTTCAGGGGATCTTCACCGAGCGTGTGCCCCTGCAGGACAAAGAGCTGGTTCTGTTTTGGCAATTCGCTCTGAACAACAGGTTATTCAGAGAGATCTCCTCTCGTGTTTTTGCCAAGACCTACTACTCAGGCCGCGCCAGCATATCTAAAGACGACATTACCGCGTATCTAAAAGAATTTCTGCGGCAGAATGAATCGCTGGGAATAAGCTGGTCTGAAAATACGATCAACACGCTTTCGACCAAATATTTGAATCTGATGAGCAAGCTCGGATTCCTGAGCCCCGGGAGAGTCAAATCATTCAAGCACATCAGACCGTCCTCGGAAGCGCAGGTGCTCTTCCTCTATTTTGCGAAGTTACTCTCTTCAAATGCCAGTAATATCCTGACAAATGAATTGCTGCCCATTAGCTTTGTTCCGTCGGGAGATGTTCAGGATCGGCTGAAAAAGTTCTCCCTTAAAGGCTTTTTCAATATGAATTTTAACGGTGTCGCTTTGAACATCGAACTAACCCATAGCTATAAAGGAATTTGCGATGCCTTATATAACTGA